The Saccharomyces kudriavzevii IFO 1802 strain IFO1802 genome assembly, chromosome: 6 genome contains the following window.
ACAATATACTGTGCAATGTTGATGATTATCCAAATAAAAGCCAATATAAACCATGTCTTAGGCTTCACCCTAGTAAAGTAAAATCCACCTTTGTGGAAATCATAATTAGGGAACCcattttgtaaataataATCATAGATTTTACGATTGGAACTATTGGAGAGAATTTGGGTAGCTAAATTCAATCGTTCATATAATTTACGATACTTGGGATTCTTGTCCGGGTGGTACTTCTTGGACAACTTCCTTAAATTCTTGGTAATCTCCTTTGTGCTGGATTTCTGTAGTTTATCCAATTTTAAAAACTTGTAAAAGTCCATTTCTGGGCCATACTTGGTACttatttcattttgcaATTGGAAAATCTCTGTTTCGATAGTGGTGAAGGCATATACCAGGGATACCAGTCCCAGAACCGCCAGTGCTGGTTTCCAATAGCCGTTCATTCCCTTGATGACTTTATCGCCAAGATTTTTATTTCGTCTCAATGTTTTTGCTACGTGTTAATTTTAAGATctcactttttttctgtcagtatttattttgaatataaaaaattaacaTGAT
Protein-coding sequences here:
- the ERJ5 gene encoding Erj5p (similar to Saccharomyces cerevisiae ERJ5 (YFR041C); ancestral locus Anc_3.548): MNGYWKPALAVLGLVSLVYAFTTIETEIFQLQNEISTKYGPEMDFYKFLKLDKLQKSSTKEITKNLRKLSKKYHPDKNPKYRKLYERLNLATQILSNSSNRKIYDYYLQNGFPNYDFHKGGFYFTRVKPKTWFILAFIWIIINIAQYIVSIIQYRSQRSRIENFISQCKQQDDSNGLGVKRLTFKQHEEDKGKDLVVKFSDVYVIEPDGNETLISPDTLDKPSIKSCLFWRIPTSIWNITLGRFFSTTAEEEITKDIKKNDGDQVKKGNKVKKNSVKKSQKKMELPNGKVIYSRK